From Helicoverpa armigera isolate CAAS_96S chromosome 17, ASM3070526v1, whole genome shotgun sequence, one genomic window encodes:
- the LOC110379077 gene encoding putative nuclease HARBI1, producing MAEKPPEEGYISVVDEEPEIFELLKWDTSHTQKPEQPPRPIEKPRSPEKRVLKPAECDPFDLNESSFIETYRLSKDLTRDLCEELKPVMPDSTKSIEFSIESKVLAALAFYASGKYQKTIGGRGDPSITQYFVGTAVLQVTEAMNHPSIVKKYIHFPHLRQERDIIKAKFYMKYGIPNVVGCVDCTHVPMARPDDDQKSHFNKSYHSKKVQIICDSDSTIISVDATAGGSYSHDNILNRHAVRVDLDSLNHSGEPCWLIGGPHYTQKTYVMTPIPKITKKSPVSPEKYYSNIHAQAHGAVLETIKQLKTRWKCLQANSNKQFDPPTVAMMIVACCVLHNMCNRRGLPIVPMTQTEERLEAMKQKVANGPIPRKQVEDVNGTQARARLVERLWNERRIAPECAPKKRMSKKDRILENHQGQLRHQMQPPQQMSHPPQQLHQNHHEDMSKRPRIISMTTPTYSLGVPPGWGHYPQH from the exons ATGGCCGAAAAACCACCGGAGGAAGGCTACATATCGGTAGTAGATGAAGAACCAGAAATTTTCGAGTTGCTTAAATGGGATACGTCGCATACTCAAAAACCAGAACAGCCACCGCGGCCTATTGAAAAACCAAGGAGTCCCGAGAAAAGAGTTTTGAAGCCCGCGGAATGCGATCCTTTCGATTTAAACGAATCGTCTTTTATAGAAACTTATAGATTGTCTAAGGATTTAACTAGAGATTTGTGCGAAGAGTTGAAACCTGTGATGCCCGATTCAACGAAATCAATTGAATTCTCTATTGAAAGCAAA GTATTAGCAGCTCTAGCATTCTATGCATCAGGTAAATACCAGAAGACAATTGGAGGCAGAGGGGACCCCAGCATCACGCAGTACTTCGTGGGCACGGCTGTCCTGCAGGTCACAGAGGCTATGAACCATCCCTCGATTGTAAAGAAGTACATACACTTCCCACATTTGAGGCAGGAGAGGGATATTATTAAGGCCAA ATTCTACATGAAGTATGGCATACCCAATGTGGTAGGGTGTGTGGATTGCACACATGTGCCAATGGCTCGGCCTGATGATGACCAGAAGAGCCACTTCAATAAGTCTTACCATTCCAAGAAGGTGCAGATT ATTTGTGACAGTGACTCAACAATAATAAGCGTGGATGCCACAGCTGGCGGCTCGTATTCACACGACAACATACTGAACAGACACGCCGTCAGGGTCGATCTGGATAGCCTCAACCATTCCGGAGAACCTTGCTGGCTTATTG GTGGTCCACACTACACTCAAAAGACATATGTAATGACACCCATCCcgaaaataacaaagaaatcgCCAGTTTCACCGGAAAAGTATTACTCGAACATTCACGCACAAGcgcacggcgccgttctcgaaacTATCAAACAGTTGAAGACAAGGTGGAAATGTCTTCAAGCCAACTCCAACAAACAGTTTGACCCACCTACAGTAGCTATGATGATCGTAGCTTGCTGTGTACTACATAACATGTGCAACCGTAGAGGCTTACCTATAGTTCCTATGACCCAAACTGAAGAACGTTTGGAAGCTATGAAACAGAAGGTAGCTAACGGCCCCATACCTAGAAAGCAAGTTGAAGATGTAAACGGCACACAAGCAAGAGCAAGATTAGTTGAAAGACTGTGGAACGAACGTAGGATTGCACCGGAATGTGCTCCTAAGAAACGTATGTCGAAGAAGGACAGGATATTGGAGAACCACCAGGGTCAGTTGCGTCATCAGATGCAACCTCCTCAGCAGATGAGCCATCCGCCGCAGCAGTTGCATCAGAATCACCATGAAGATATGAGTAAGAGACCCCGTATTATCTCTATGACGACCCCGACGTATAGTTTAGGAGTGCCGCCCGGATGGGGTCACTATCCACAACACTGA